The Apis cerana isolate GH-2021 linkage group LG16, AcerK_1.0, whole genome shotgun sequence genome segment TGAACTAAAGCCTGATTCAAATTAGTCaatcgttaataaatttaaattttgtttaaaatcaaaCTTAACTTAAAATAGTAGTTATCAGAAATAGCATTGAAGACGattatatttgttgaaaagtttataataataagaggaatttttaatataccattcaatcatttttgtaactcatttttaatttagattaattaatatttcaatagcatatatttatcagcttttacaaaatcatataaatctattattttaaattattttaaatcaaagaaaattgaaagaatattaattttaaaaggataTTTCTAATCAAGTCAAATAACAGATTCACATTCATAACGTGATTataggaatataatttaaacttaaagtcaagttaattgataattgagcGTTTAAACTTGAAAGCATATTTCAAGCCAAATAAATAACAGGTTCATACTGGTAAAACGGTTTTCTTGAATTTGAATAACTTGACTGATCTGAAGGAGGCTCAGAATCAAAATTCGTAACATACGTAAATGCAGCGATATTTTAAGACGAATGTTTTAAAGATTATCAAGGTAactcatttaaattttcctctaAGATTGTTTATTCATACTTCTTATAATCACTCGTAAGTGAATCAAGGAAGAAACACGATCCTCTTATTTTTCGTATGGGAGAAACGACAACATGGGTCGAGAGATCAACCGGCGGTTGCATAAACGCAGTGCGCAGGCGTCACGATACGCATCGTGTAGGGTGCGCAGACGGTCGTGATTGTAAGTCGTGCACTACGGTGTTCCATTTCGAGGACACACGTGCTTATTTATCGATAGATACAACGTTACAGCTGTTCGTCATGCGTACGACGAGGCTTCCAAACTAAATTCCTGACAATCACAGCGCATTATCTGGTCATTTAACTAGCAACCTATCAGGGGCCCCGCACGATGCACCATTAACGATCTGCACATGTGTCGCGGCTCCTTTTCCATCCTGTATTCACCGTTCAAATCACCGTTCAACGTTCTCTCGTTAATAGACAAGGGAAGGGAATCTCTGGTTGCATAATTTTACGCGCAATTGCACTTATAATCAAACGGATAACACGTGGCCGTTAATCTAACGAGGTCGTTCGCAATTTGAGAATTCATGTCACTGTGTTGATTCTTTAATGTAATCTTTCCATGTATTCAACATTGATATcgcagaaaattttatttcgtctaTTCAAAGATTCTTTTATCCGACGCTAGAAATGATCTTGCTTAAAATTCGGCAATtcgatataatgattttatataacccttatatttctaataatactaaatacaataatattatattaatgacgacacgaaaagaatttttctagccaaagatttttatatttaaaaaattatccatatttcaactttttccCACAACAATAATATCGTGtgtgaaacttttaaaaaaaaaaatatcaacgaaTGATACACTTGCAGGTGATCCGATAAACTGTCTGAGTGACGGAGGGGTGCCGGAGAATGTGATAAACACGTACTGTTGGATCACGTACACGTTCACGTTACCGCACAACAACGCAAAACCGGTGGGCACTCATGTGGCTCACCCTGGGCTCGGCGGTGACATTGGGGAAAAGAGGTATCACTCCTACTATCAGTGGGTGCCCTTCATGCTCTTCTTCCAAGGTATTCTATTCTACATGCCCCATTGGATATGGAAGCAGTGGGAAGAGGGCAAGGTCAGAATGATATCCGAGGGCATGAGGGGAGCTCTGCTCGATAACAAGCCCGAGCGACAGGCAAAGTCCCAGCGGTTAGCTAAATACATCTCCGACACGTTGCACCTGCACAATACTTACGCGGCTGGATACTTCTTCTGCGAGGCCCTCAACTTCGTTAACGTGGTAAGTGCGACACCGTATCGAGGATAAAAggttctccctctttttcacGAGATCATGAAAAATTTCGGGAGATCGACaagattttttcttatttattctatataaataaaatattttgcgtCACAagcgataaaagaaaaacaagaaggTGGTCGTTTCGAGATCGTGTTTAAGTAGAAACTTGTTTTTCCAggttggaaatatatttttcatcgacaCGTTTCTCGGTGGTGCGTTTCTATCCTATGGTACGGATGTGCTCAAGTTTAGCAATATGAATCAAGAGCAGCGCAGCGATCCTATGGTAGAAGTATTCCCGCGAGTCACCAAGTGTACGTTCCATAAATTCGGTGCTTCTGGAACCATTCAAAAGTTCGATGCTCTCTGCGTACTTGCCCTGAACATTCTCAATGAAAAGATCTACATCTTCCTTTGGTTCTGGTTCATCATTTTAGCGGTGTTGTCAGGTATCGCTCTGCTTTATAGCATGGCGGTGGTGTTATTGCCCAGCACACGAGAAACCATTCTAAGAAAACGATTCAAATTTGGCACACCTGCTGGCGTTAATGCTCTCATTAGAGAAACACAGGTAATTAGGTGGTAGGACTCAATCGATTAAACGTTTTAATTGTTCAGCTATGAAAATTACGAAAGGAGATACATTagagattttaaattagatgcgtaatgattataaatagtttaaattaaattttcatttcatcttgccaagttcaaaaaaaatgagataataaaaattgcgaaattaCTTTCTCGATTATAATAACCGATTTCGAGAGTAATCGTAATCCACGACGTGTTTCGTGACAAGAACGTATTCATTATATCGATGTAAATTTTCAGGTCGGCGACTTCCTGTTGCTTCATCTATTAGGACAGAACATGAATATAATGATGTTCAACGAAGTGTTAGACGAGCTATGTCGTCAGTTGAATCTCGGATCGACGAGTGGAGCATCACCAACATCAGTGCCATCAGCGCCCAGCACCCTCGAGATGTCACCCATCTATCCCGAGATCGAGAAATACGCGAAAGATACcgagatttaatttc includes the following:
- the LOC108000331 gene encoding innexin inx3, whose translation is MAVFGLVSAVAGFVKVRYLVDKAVIDNMVFRAHYRITSAILFACCILVCANNLIGDPINCLSDGGVPENVINTYCWITYTFTLPHNNAKPVGTHVAHPGLGGDIGEKRYHSYYQWVPFMLFFQGILFYMPHWIWKQWEEGKVRMISEGMRGALLDNKPERQAKSQRLAKYISDTLHLHNTYAAGYFFCEALNFVNVVGNIFFIDTFLGGAFLSYGTDVLKFSNMNQEQRSDPMVEVFPRVTKCTFHKFGASGTIQKFDALCVLALNILNEKIYIFLWFWFIILAVLSGIALLYSMAVVLLPSTRETILRKRFKFGTPAGVNALIRETQVGDFLLLHLLGQNMNIMMFNEVLDELCRQLNLGSTSGASPTSVPSAPSTLEMSPIYPEIEKYAKDTEI